Proteins encoded within one genomic window of Fragaria vesca subsp. vesca linkage group LG1, FraVesHawaii_1.0, whole genome shotgun sequence:
- the LOC101306277 gene encoding calmodulin-related protein-like, producing the protein MADQLTDDQISEFKEAFSLFDKDGDGCITTKELGTVMRSLGQNPTEAELQDMINEVDADGNGTIDFPEFLNLMARKMKDTDSEEELKEAFRVFDKDQNGFISAAELRHVMTNLGEKLTDEEVDEMIREADVDGDGQINYEEFVKVMMAK; encoded by the exons ATGGCCGATCAGCTCACCGACGACCAGATCTCTGAGTTCAAGGAGGCTTTCAGCCTCTTCGACAAGGACGGCGATG GCTGCATTACTACCAAGGAGCTTGGCACTGTTATGCGGTCCCTTGGGCAGAACCCAACCGAGGCTGAGCTTCAGGATATGATCAACGAGGTTGATGCTGATGGGAATGGTACTATTGATTTCCCAGAGTTCCTCAACCTGATGGCTCGTAAGATGAAGGACACTGATTCTGAGGAGGAGCTCAAGGAAGCGTTCCGGGTGTTTGATAAAGACCAGAATGGCTTCATTTCTGCTGCTGAGCTCCGTCATGTTATGACAAATCTGGGCGAGAAGCTGACAGATGAGGAAGTTGATGAGATGATCCGTGAGGCTGATGTGGATGGTGATGGACAGATCAACTATGAGGAGTTCGTCAAAGTCATGATGGCCAAGTGA